From the Alkalibacter rhizosphaerae genome, one window contains:
- the katG gene encoding catalase/peroxidase HPI produces MSEKGKCPVTGMTRKSGGGTSNKDWWPNQLNLKMLHQNPKDRNPLGEDFDYAEAFNSLDLKAVKDDLFKLMTDSQEWWPADWGHYGPFMIRMAWHSAGTYRMQDGRGGGNTGNQRFAPINSWPDNVSLDKARRLLWPIKQKYGKKISWADLMILAGNCALESMGLKTFGYAGGREDIWEPEEDTYWGAETEWLGGEERYSGERDLENPLAAVQMGLIYVNPEGPNGQPSALASAKDIRDTFARMAMNDYETVALIAGGHTFGKCHGAGPADNLGAEPEAAGLEEQGLGWKNRMGKGNAEDTITSGIEGAWTPTPIKWDNSYLHTLFRYDWDLAKSPAGAWQWHPSDPKSATVPDAHIPDKKNKPMMTTADMALRMDPEYKKICEHFMENPQEFEEAFAKAWFKLTHRDMGPVSRYLGPEVPEEELIWQDPVPKVDHDLIDESDILSLKETVLNSGVSVSELVYTAWSSASTYRGSDMRGGANGSRIRLSPQKDWEVNQPKQLSKILEELEKIQKDFNGSQTGNKRVSLADLIVLAGTAAVEKAAKDGGYDVNVPFAPGRTDATDEMTDAVSFHVLEPKADGFRNYCKSPAYAKSTEDLLVDKAQLLGLTVPEMTALIGGMRVLDANFQGAKEGVFTETPGVLTNDFFVQLLDMRTAWKPVDENGSVFQGFDRKTGEKKWTASRVDLLFGSNSELRAVAEVYACSDGQEEFVKDFVDAWVKVMNADRFDLK; encoded by the coding sequence ATGAGTGAAAAAGGAAAATGCCCGGTAACGGGAATGACAAGAAAATCAGGAGGTGGGACCTCCAACAAGGATTGGTGGCCAAATCAGCTCAACTTGAAGATGCTGCACCAAAATCCGAAAGATAGAAATCCGCTTGGTGAAGACTTTGACTATGCGGAGGCCTTCAATTCACTGGATTTGAAAGCAGTGAAAGATGATCTTTTCAAACTAATGACAGATTCTCAAGAGTGGTGGCCCGCGGATTGGGGTCATTACGGCCCGTTCATGATCCGTATGGCCTGGCACAGTGCCGGTACCTATCGCATGCAGGATGGACGCGGAGGAGGAAATACAGGCAATCAACGTTTTGCACCCATCAACAGCTGGCCAGACAACGTCAGTTTGGACAAGGCAAGACGGCTTTTGTGGCCCATCAAACAGAAATACGGCAAGAAGATCTCATGGGCAGACTTGATGATCTTGGCGGGAAACTGCGCCCTAGAATCCATGGGACTAAAAACGTTTGGGTATGCTGGTGGCCGTGAAGATATTTGGGAACCAGAAGAAGATACATATTGGGGTGCCGAGACCGAATGGTTGGGCGGAGAAGAAAGATACAGTGGAGAAAGAGACCTTGAGAATCCTTTGGCTGCCGTTCAAATGGGATTGATCTATGTGAATCCGGAAGGACCCAACGGGCAACCAAGTGCCTTGGCGTCTGCCAAGGATATACGGGACACTTTTGCAAGAATGGCAATGAATGATTATGAGACCGTTGCATTAATCGCAGGAGGACATACCTTTGGAAAATGCCATGGTGCTGGTCCCGCTGACAATCTGGGAGCAGAACCGGAAGCAGCTGGTCTGGAAGAACAAGGCTTGGGTTGGAAAAACAGAATGGGAAAAGGCAATGCAGAAGATACCATTACCAGCGGGATCGAAGGAGCCTGGACACCAACACCCATAAAGTGGGACAACTCATATCTTCATACCCTGTTCCGTTACGACTGGGATCTGGCGAAAAGTCCGGCAGGTGCATGGCAGTGGCATCCTTCCGATCCAAAATCCGCTACCGTTCCAGACGCCCACATTCCAGACAAGAAAAACAAGCCCATGATGACAACAGCGGACATGGCACTTCGAATGGATCCGGAATACAAGAAAATCTGTGAACATTTCATGGAGAATCCGCAGGAGTTCGAAGAAGCTTTTGCAAAGGCCTGGTTCAAGCTGACCCATAGAGACATGGGACCTGTATCCAGATATTTGGGACCGGAGGTGCCGGAAGAAGAACTGATCTGGCAGGATCCAGTACCTAAAGTGGATCACGATCTGATCGATGAAAGTGACATTTTATCGTTGAAAGAAACAGTATTGAACAGTGGAGTTTCTGTATCCGAGTTGGTCTATACGGCATGGTCTTCTGCTTCCACTTATCGTGGATCTGACATGCGGGGTGGTGCCAATGGTTCCAGGATCCGCTTGTCTCCTCAGAAAGATTGGGAAGTAAACCAGCCGAAACAGCTGTCGAAAATTTTGGAGGAATTGGAGAAGATCCAAAAGGATTTCAACGGTTCCCAAACTGGAAACAAGAGAGTGTCTCTTGCAGATTTGATCGTTTTGGCAGGAACTGCAGCTGTGGAAAAGGCTGCCAAAGACGGAGGATATGATGTCAATGTTCCATTTGCGCCGGGTAGAACCGATGCTACTGATGAAATGACGGATGCCGTATCATTCCATGTGTTGGAACCAAAAGCCGATGGTTTTAGAAATTATTGCAAGTCACCTGCATATGCAAAGTCAACAGAAGACCTGCTGGTGGACAAGGCTCAACTTCTTGGTCTTACTGTTCCGGAAATGACGGCATTGATTGGCGGGATGCGTGTGTTGGACGCCAACTTCCAAGGAGCAAAAGAAGGGGTGTTCACGGAAACACCTGGCGTCTTGACCAATGACTTTTTCGTGCAGCTTCTGGATATGAGAACGGCTTGGAAACCAGTTGATGAAAACGGGTCGGTTTTCCAAGGATTCGATCGCAAGACTGGAGAAAAGAAATGGACGGCTAGCCGTGTAGATCTGCTTTTCGGATCCAATTCCGAACTTCGGG